The segment TGTTCTCTCTTGGTACTCAGCAGGGACTTGAGCTTTAAAATCTCCTCCATGCAGGACTCCTTGTCTTTGTCTAGCATTGGTGCCAGCTCCCTGGCAGCAGCCCTCTGCCTGGACAGCTGCAATGAACGGTCCACAGCTCTCTGGAGATGTTTGATCTGGTCTCTGATTATAGCATTcaggttgtagatgttcatcggCTCCTTCCGCAGATCCCCACTTGCATCTGTGGGCACTGGAGACGGACAACGAGAGATGCTGATGGTCGGAGACCCGGTGATATTGCGGCTGGGGCTACTATGGCAGGATGAAGAGTCCACTGAGTTAGTTGTAGTCTCACAGTGGTGAGTGTCTTTGGATGGGGAGTCCATGGGACTGCGTGGGGGGTCAGGGGAGCAGGCTGCAGACGTTGCAGCAAGGCGTCGTGCGAGGCGAGGAGAGAGCAAAGCCCGAGGATCGTCTGAGCCTTTGAGGCTGCCGCTGCGTGTGATGCGGCTCTGGCGATAATAGTCCAGCATGACGCGGTTCGGCGTCTCGTTATTGCAGAGACAGACATGATGGTAGAGCTGTGCCAACTCCTCACTGAAAGTTACCAGCTCATCCTGAGCTGTGTTCAGCATTCTCTGACTCTCTGTTgcagtgtttgttgctgctcGGAGCTCTGCCTCCAGGCTCACCACCCTCTCCAGGGTCTCATGGTAGCTCCGCTCCAGATGTGATATCTAAGAagagaaatgatttaaattgGAAAATTTGTTGCAGTAAATTACATGAGCTAAGTGTAACTTTGACCAACCTGTTCACTTAGTGCCTGAACTCTGTCATCACTGTGACACTCTCCCTGCCCCTCCACTTCCTGGTTGTACTTCTCCTTTAAGGCCTCCATCACCGCCACCTTGTACTTACATTCTAGAATCTCAAACCCGTGGATATCAGGGTTGCGGTGGCTGTTGGCTGATGGTGACAAAGAGCCACCATCAGGTTTCTCACTTTCCTGTGGGTCATCGAGCTCTTTGTCTCCACTGAGATGTTTCAAGGCGTTGACGCGCTCGGTGAGACGATGAACGCGCTCGTTCTGCTCCGTCAGTGTACCCTGTGTGTGCTTTAACTGGGTTTGAGACTCCTGCAGGTTCATGAGCAAAGCTGCCTTTTCACGCTCCACCTGAGGGATGGAGGAATAAAATGGGATTTTATCTAGATGgtatgttttattgtgtcttAATTCCCATAAAGTCTGGGAAACAACTTGATGAAACCAAGTGCTGCAGATGgactttgttataaaaatgcagttgtttttgttttttaactttttttgaatataaaaatgcaCTACCTCTGTGACCAAATTAGTATCAACATTATTATCAGGCTACTAATgacacagattttaatttttatttttcatttttatcctcattgggatttaaaaaaacaacgtCCTGAAGacccacctgcagcagctgctgtttgagcttCTGAATCTCCGACAAGTTCAGCTCACTGAACAGGTCCGGGACGAGGCCGTCTCCTTTCCGGCCTGCTCGGTAGTCCCCGTTCATCTTAGCTAACCCTGATCCAGTGTGGATGTGACCGTTGCAACGGTTGCTGTCCTCAATGTTGCTGTTAGCTGTGGGAACGACGCTGCCGTTAGAGCCGTTTGTTCCATTGGTCTCCTCGGAGAACTTGAGACCCTCAAAGCCGGTGACGGTGAGCGCCAGTTCTTTCCTCAGATAATTCTTCTGCTCACGCTCAGTCTTCAGGGCTTCCAGCGCTTCCTCCAACTGACCCTCAGAAATTTCCTTTAAGCGCAATGCATCTTCCAGCTGGCTGTTAAGGAGGACGGTCTCCTCTTCCAGCACCTTGATTTCATGTTTCAGTCCCTCGTACTCCACCTAAGGAGAGGTAGAGAGGAGAAATGTTATTACTGTTCTGCATTAGCTTTTCTGATAAAGAGTACATGACTAAACTCCAAcctaaaaacaaagtgaaaagatttaatttttaataaactgctttttcttcaccttttgTAGCCTAATTTTTGCTaatcagtatatctggaaatgATGgtgttttcagattaaaatctAATCTTGATCTTCTGCTCTTCTGTTGCCTAagacaaaatcattttctgttttatcttaGTAATAGGACATTTCTATGCATGACTGACAGAACTGCATGACATCAGCCTATTAGAGAGAAAACACTCCATGGCAAATAAATGATGACAATCAAATAACTGAGAGTAGTGATTGATTTCCCCAAAATAATACTTGCACTCAAGTGTGGCCATATTTATAAAAGTGACCCAAAGTTAGGCAAAGGATGTTGTTTCATCTCTAAAAGTGATGACAAATCTTCAAGGGATCAAATTTGCTTGTGAGTGGTAAAATGAGAATCACATGTCATGAGTGAGGGAAAAGTTACACCACAGTGACACGCAAACTCCAAAGCTGTTAGAGTACAAAGTGTCATGGCGATGATCCGTGTGCTAACCTGGTTCTGCTTGAGGGTGGACACTTGTTTCTGCAGAGTTATGTTCTCCTCTTCAAGCTCTGTGTAGTCTTGAAGCATCCTGGTTTCTCTAAACTTGTACTCCTTGATCTCTTCCCTCATCCTGCTCCTCTGTAGTTCCAGCATCTCGTTACTCTGTAGAGTAGGGATGAAAACAGAACACAAggtttgagaaaagaaaaaacaacatacaaaatCTAATACCGTTTTAAGATAGAGTAGTTGACAGGACAATATCACACAGAtcagtgattttcttttaatctcacattttttaacataactAAAGTCATAGAACTATGTCCACAAGGAGTTGCTTGGTTTGTAGGACACCTGAGCAAAATTATCTGCACTCACAGaccaacagaataaaaacaaggtggtgctaaatattttaaaactctatTCTGTATTGACTTGAGGGTTTATTGGAATTGGTGCTCTTAATTTTATGGAAATATTAACGTGTCCACTAAAATGCAACTACTGGGAAGATGGAACATatgaaagataaagaaaaaaacttgtttgcaGTATGTTTGGGCATTTTTGTTGTATTCTTGCTGCAGAGCTCccttcagctcctctgcagcCCTCTGTGCATGCTGTTTGGAAGAACTGCTGACCCAGAGAGTGTCAGGAGTGAGCCGGTACACACACCAGGAGGGGGTAACTTCGAGCTGAGACACATATTAAACCCTCCAAAtctcctgtgtgtttgtgtgtgtgtgagacagagcAAGCAATGTTGCTTGTAGGAGTGATATTTtcactgaaactaaaaacatcacAACACACTGTATCTTACGCATTATAATATTGAAACCAAGAAAGCAAATTTCAAGGTCAACAAAGCAGTGGTGATTCAACCAATGCAatgtaaaaccttttattaaCACCAACATGCATTGgtaatcacaaacacacacttttgactttttgaaaACCCCATTTCTAGTGAAATATGAGTAAAAAGAATGATTTCTACCACATGTTAAATTGAAATAGGTTTCAGTCACCCTGAAAATCCATAACATGAAAAGATTCACAGAATCCACAGAAATCTGAGGCTGAGTTCCTATGGCCTCCAGGCGTGACCATACCaccattttgaaatgaaaatcgTCATCCTGGCTTGAGAACATTTCCAAAAGCACAATTAGTAACATTGTTCATCTCTGCATTCGTCAATACAGGTTGAAACTGGATCATTAAGACAACAAATAACTTGCTTACCACAGCAAGACAGTGTTAAACCATTTATGCATCCATTACATTAGCATGAATCTGCAGTAAATTAGTCTGCAGTCCAGGCCTGTAACTAAGAATACTAAGAACAGTTAAGAAgtctaaaaaaatacactgtaAATTATTGAATTTTCTGTATTCAGCTCCTCAGCTTTCTTGGAAATAAGGTGCAGATTGCTAGCACACTCGTGtgacagaacagaaaattaGACTAAATGATATATGAAGTGGCTGAGATTTGAGGCCAATTATCAGTCAGTAAGCAGG is part of the Kryptolebias marmoratus isolate JLee-2015 linkage group LG11, ASM164957v2, whole genome shotgun sequence genome and harbors:
- the bicd1a gene encoding protein bicaudal D homolog 1 isoform X2, with product MAAGGGCGESVDQYRAEVERLTQELAEANREKIRAAECGLAVLEENQALKQKYAELETEQETLRKELEQLQEAFGQAYTNQRMVAKVGETNEETLLQESASKEAYYMSRLLELQTEVTLSRSVASNAQSENERLNMLLQELRESNEMLELQRSRMREEIKEYKFRETRMLQDYTELEEENITLQKQVSTLKQNQVEYEGLKHEIKVLEEETVLLNSQLEDALRLKEISEGQLEEALEALKTEREQKNYLRKELALTVTGFEGLKFSEETNGTNGSNGSVVPTANSNIEDSNRCNGHIHTGSGLAKMNGDYRAGRKGDGLVPDLFSELNLSEIQKLKQQLLQVEREKAALLMNLQESQTQLKHTQGTLTEQNERVHRLTERVNALKHLSGDKELDDPQESEKPDGGSLSPSANSHRNPDIHGFEILECKYKVAVMEALKEKYNQEVEGQGECHSDDRVQALSEQISHLERSYHETLERVVSLEAELRAATNTATESQRMLNTAQDELVTFSEELAQLYHHVCLCNNETPNRVMLDYYRQSRITRSGSLKGSDDPRALLSPRLARRLAATSAACSPDPPRSPMDSPSKDTHHCETTTNSVDSSSCHSSPSRNITGSPTISISRCPSPVPTDASGDLRKEPMNIYNLNAIIRDQIKHLQRAVDRSLQLSRQRAAARELAPMLDKDKESCMEEILKLKSLLSTKREQIATLRLVLKANKQTAENALANLKSKYENEKAIVTETMMKLRNELKALKEDAATFSSLRAMFATRCDEYVTQLDEMQRQLAAAEDEKKTLNSLLRMAIQQKLALTQRLEDLEFDHEQIYRGRGAKVPKIKSSPPKIVSSLLSQYRHSPHN
- the bicd1a gene encoding protein bicaudal D homolog 1 isoform X3, with amino-acid sequence MAAGGGCGESVDQYRAEVERLTQELAEANREKIRAAECGLAVLEENQALKQKYAELETEQETLRKELEQLQEAFGQAYTNQRMVAKVGETNEETLLQESASKEAYYMSRLLELQTEVTLSRSVASNAQSENERLNMLLQELRESNEMLELQRSRMREEIKEYKFRETRMLQDYTELEEENITLQKQVSTLKQNQVEYEGLKHEIKVLEEETVLLNSQLEDALRLKEISEGQLEEALEALKTEREQKNYLRKELALTVTGFEGLKFSEETNGTNGSNGSVVPTANSNIEDSNRCNGHIHTGSGLAKMNGDYRAGRKGDGLVPDLFSELNLSEIQKLKQQLLQVEREKAALLMNLQESQTQLKHTQGTLTEQNERVHRLTERVNALKHLSGDKELDDPQESEKPDGGSLSPSANSHRNPDIHGFEILECKYKVAVMEALKEKYNQEVEGQGECHSDDRVQALSEQISHLERSYHETLERVVSLEAELRAATNTATESQRMLNTAQDELVTFSEELAQLYHHVCLCNNETPNRVMLDYYRQSRITRSGSLKGSDDPRALLSPRLARRLAATSAACSPDPPRSPMDSPSKDTHHCETTTNSVDSSSCHSSPSRNITGSPTISISRCPSPVPTDASGDLRKEPMNIYNLNAIIRDQIKHLQRAVDRSLQLSRQRAAARELAPMLDKDKESCMEEILKLKSLLSTKREQIATLRLVLKANKQTAENALANLKSKYENEKAIVTETMMKLRNELKALKEDAATFSSLRAMFATRCDEYVTQLDEMQRQLAAAEDEKKTLNSLLRMAIQQKLALTQRLEDLEFDHEQIYRGRGAKVPKIKSSPPKS
- the bicd1a gene encoding protein bicaudal D homolog 1 isoform X1, which codes for MAAGGGCGESVDQYRAEVERLTQELAEANREKIRAAECGLAVLEENQALKQKYAELETEQETLRKELEQLQEAFGQAYTNQRMVAKVGETNEETLLQESASKEAYYMSRLLELQTEVTLSRSVASNAQSENERLNMLLQELRESNEMLELQRSRMREEIKEYKFRETRMLQDYTELEEENITLQKQVSTLKQNQVEYEGLKHEIKVLEEETVLLNSQLEDALRLKEISEGQLEEALEALKTEREQKNYLRKELALTVTGFEGLKFSEETNGTNGSNGSVVPTANSNIEDSNRCNGHIHTGSGLAKMNGDYRAGRKGDGLVPDLFSELNLSEIQKLKQQLLQVEREKAALLMNLQESQTQLKHTQGTLTEQNERVHRLTERVNALKHLSGDKELDDPQESEKPDGGSLSPSANSHRNPDIHGFEILECKYKVAVMEALKEKYNQEVEGQGECHSDDRVQALSEQISHLERSYHETLERVVSLEAELRAATNTATESQRMLNTAQDELVTFSEELAQLYHHVCLCNNETPNRVMLDYYRQSRITRSGSLKGSDDPRALLSPRLARRLAATSAACSPDPPRSPMDSPSKDTHHCETTTNSVDSSSCHSSPSRNITGSPTISISRCPSPVPTDASGDLRKEPMNIYNLNAIIRDQIKHLQRAVDRSLQLSRQRAAARELAPMLDKDKESCMEEILKLKSLLSTKREQIATLRLVLKANKQTAENALANLKSKYENEKAIVTETMMKLRNELKALKEDAATFSSLRAMFATRCDEYVTQLDEMQRQLAAAEDEKKTLNSLLRMAIQQKLALTQRLEDLEFDHEQIYRGRGAKVPKIKSSPPKFFVDCQQPAVSIPSLSPQLRRGRASIGRSRKFVAELREHHTVVSGSHSLLSPCDPRNCLAHQPHLPGT